Below is a genomic region from Nitrospiria bacterium.
AAGTCAAGCGAAACAAAAAGGTTCTGGCACTCAACTAGCATACCATACGGGTTCATGTTGTCAATTGCAGGGCCGTCCGGAAGTAATCCACCGTCAACTTAAGTCCGTCATGGAGTTCGACCTTGGGCTCCCAATCGGCCGCCTTCTTGAGCTTTGTGTAGTCCAGCACGCTCCGGATTTGCTCTCCCCGCTTCTCCGGGCCGTAGACTTCTTTAACCTTTGTACCGGTGATTTCGACCAGAGCGCGGAAAAGTTGGTTGACCGAGACCTCCTTCCCGGTTCCGACGTTGAATATCCCCTGAATGCTGTTCTCGATCACGGCCATGTGCGCCTCGACCACGTCTTCCACAAAGACATAGTCCCGCGTCTGCTTGCCGTTGCCGTTGATGATCGGCTGGTCATTCACCAAGGTTTTCTGACTGAAGATCGCCACGACACCGGCCTCTCCGAAGGGATCTTGACGCGGACCGTAGACATTGGCATAACGCAAGGCCACGTAGTTCAAACCGGTAGCCCGCTGGTAGTAATACAGGTAATGTTCACCGGCCAATTTGCTGATTCCATACGGTGAAACGGGATGCACCGGGTGGGTTTCGGGAGCCGGAAACACCTGCTGTTCGCCGTACACCGCGCCGCCGGAAGAGGCGAAAATCACCTTCTTGGCCCCGCAGCGAACCGCATTCTCCAAGACATTGAGAAACCCCAAAACGTTGACCTGCGCGTCATAGATCGGATCCGCCACGGATCGGCGGACATCCATCTGGGCCGCGTGGTGACTGATCAAATCCGGTTTTTCCTTCTTGAAAATCTTTTCGATCTTCGAGCTCAGAATGTCCATTTTATAAAAACGCGCGGTCCGGTTGACGTTTTTCTTTTTCCCCGTGGAAAGATTATCCACCACCACCACGTCATGGCCTTCCTGGATCAGCCGGTCCACAATATGAGAGCCGATAAATCCCGCCCCTCCGGTCACCAACACCTTCATGGATTCTCCTTAGTGAGATTTTTTTTTTCTTGATACCACTCCACAAATTTTTTGAGACCCTCATCGATCGACGTCCGGGGCTCGTATCCGAGAAGCCGTTTGGCCTTGCCGACGTCCGCAAAGGTCAGCGGGACATCGCCGGCCTGGGGCGGCAGGACTTCGATTTGAGCCTTCTTGTTCAAGGCCTTCTCGATCTTGGCCACCAAGTCCCGCAGTTCAGTGGTTTGGGATCCTCCGATGTTCAGGATCGCGTACGGTTGCGGATGTCCCAGAGCCTCGACGACTCCCTCGACGACATCCGAAATATACGTGTAGTCGCGGCGCGATGATCCGTCTCCGAAAACAGGAACGGGACGGCCCTCATCGATCAACCGCGTGAATTTGGCGATGGCCATCTCGGGCCGCTGGCGAGGACCATAAACGGTGAAAAAGCGCAGGCAGGTCATCGGGACACCGTACAGATGATGATAGGTGTAACACAGCAATTCTCCGGCGCGCTTGGTGGCGGCGTAGGGCGAGATGGGAAAGTCGGCCGGGTCCTCTTCCGAAAAGGGAACGCGGTTGGCGACGCCGTACACCGAGGAGGAAGATGCAAACACAAAGTTTTTAACCCGGGCCGACCGCGCCGCTTCAAGAAGCCGGGTGGTTCCGTTCAGATTCACGTCATGGTACAAAACCGGATCTTGAATCGACGGACGGACGCCCGCACGGGCCGCCGCGTGAAAGACAACCTCGATCGGTTCTTCCCGGAACAATCGGGCCAGCGTCGGTTCGTCCCGGATGTCCCCCTCGACCAGTCGAACGTTTGGCCGGTTCAAGGCCGTTCTGATGTTGGCCCGCTTGACGGCGGGATCGTAGAACGAATCAAAATTGTCCAGGCAAACGACCCGGTCTCCCTCCGCCAGGAGACGCTCAACCACGTGGGACCCGATAAACCCCGCGCCTCCGGTGACGAGGACGGTCTTCATGGTTTCTCGAGAAGAATGAGATATTCGACGTTGCCTTTTTGTCCCGTGATCGGCGATGGCATCACACCCTTTACAATCAATCCCGTCGACCGGGCGAAGCGGACGATTCCGTTCAAGGCGCTCTCGCGCTTCGCCGGATCCCGGACGACGCCTCCCTTGCCCACTTCCCCTTTGCCCACCTCGAACTGGGGTTTGACCAACGCAACGATCATGCCGTTCGGCCGCACGAGCTCGGCCGCTTTCGGCAGAACCTTGGTCAGAGAAATGAACGAAACATCGATCGTGGCCAAATCGACCGGTTCCGGAATCCGTCCCGGCTCAAGGAAGCGAATATTGGTTCGATCGATCACGTGGACCCGGCCGTCCCGGCGCAAAGACCAGGCCAACTGGCCGTACCCCACATCGACGGCGTAGACACGCGCCGCGCCGCGTTGAAGCAGACAGTCCGTGAATCCGCCGGTCGAGGCACCGATATCGACCGCCACTTGATCCCGGATCGTGATGCCGAACCGGTCGATGGCGGCCTCCAGCTTCAAGCCCCCTCGACCGACGTACCGGAGGGCCGTGCCGGCCGGGTCCTCGTGAATCCGAACAACGGCGCCATCCTTCACCGGCAGTCCGGCCTTCGTCGCTTTGGCTCCGTCGACTTCAACCGCGCCGGCCAGGATCAGCGCCTGTGCCTTCTCCCGGCTGTCGGCCAAACCGCGATCGACCAGGGCACGGTCCAGGCGTTTTTTGACCTGTTTTTTAACGGACGGTGAAATCACCATTAGACCACCCGCCGCGGGACTTCGACTTTTGGAAGGCCCGCGGGTCCCTGTTTGTTGGGAAATACAGCGGCGGAAAGGCCCGCCTGGACAAAGGACCGGACGTCCCTCAGTAGGGATTCGGTCGTGAAACCGAAGCGCTCGCGCAGGGATCGAACGGCGCCGTGTTCGATAAATCGGTCCGGCAGACCGATTCGTTTCAGCTCCGCACCGGCAAGGCCCTCCTCTTCCAGGACTTCCAAGACGGCCGAGCCGAATCCGCCCTGCAAGACATGTTCTTCCACCGTGACCAGACGCCGCGTTCTCCGAGCAAGCTGCACGATGAGGTTGCGGTCGATCGGCTTGACGAAGCGGGCATTGACCACGGCCGCGGATATTCCCTCTTTTTCAAGCTCGGCGGCCGCTGCAAGCGATGGGTAGACCCCATGGCCCAGAGCCAGAATCGCTATGTCGCTCCCGTTTTTTAAAAGCTCGGCCCGGCCGACCGGAAGCCGCATAAGTCGCGCATCCATTTCAACGCCGATCCCTTCTCCGCGCGGATACCGGATCGCCGCCGGTCCGTCGTGCTTTGACGCGGTGTAGACCATGTGCTGCAGCTCGTTTTCATCCTTCGGAGACATGACAACCAGGTTTGGAAGGATTCTCAGAAATCCGATATCGAAGATGCCATGGTGCGTGTGGCCGTCTTCTCCGACCAAGCCCGCGCGGTCCAGACAAAGTACGACCGGGAGGTTCTGAATGCAGACATCATGGATGATCTGATCGTACGCCCGCTGCATGAACGTGGAATAGATCGCGACCACCGGACGGAGTCCGGCGGCCGCCAGCCCGGCCGCAAAGGTCACGGCGTGGGGCTCGGCAATCCCGACGTCGTAGCAACGGTCGGGAAACTCCTTGGCAAATTGGGCAAGCCCGGTGCCCTCCGGCATCGCGGCCGTGATCGCCATGATCTGCCGATCGCGTTTGGCCAGCCGGGTCAGGGTCGAGGCAAATACCTGCGTGTACGTCGGAAACCGGGGCGTCTTGCGGGCCTGCCCCGTCTCGACCTGAAAAGGCGAGGCGGCATGCAGCGCGACCGGGTTGCGTTCGGCCGGCTCGTAGCCCTTGCCTTTCTTGGTAATGACATGGACCAGGATCGGTCCCTTCAGTCGCTTGATGTTCTCCAAGGTCGGGAAGAGATGCTCGAAGCGGTTTCCGTCAATCGGACCGATATACTGAAAACCGAGTTCCTCAAACAGAAGACCCGGCCCGATAAATCCTTTCGCCGACTCTTCCACTTTGTGTACGGCCTTGATCATCGGCTGGCCGATCCGGGGGATTGTTTTTAAAATGTGTTTGGCCTCTTCCTTGACCTTGGTATAGAACTGTCCGGTGATGATCCGTGAAAGGTAGGCCGAGATCGCTCCCACATTCTTTGAGATCGACATTTCGTTATCGTTTAGGATGACGACGAAATCCTTTTTGGACGCCCCGGCCTGATTGAGTCCTTCATAGACCATGCCGGCCGTCATCGCCCCGTCCCCGATCACGGCGATGACCTTGTGGCGCTCCCCGAGATGGTCCCGCGCCTCCACCATGCCCAACGCGGCCGAGATCGAGGTCCCGGCATGACCGGCATTAAAAGTGTCATACGGGCTTTCCTCGCGCCGGGTGAACCCGCTGAGCCCTCCGAATTGACGGATCGTTTGAAACTGCTCCCGTCGCCCGGTGATCAGTTTGTGCGCATAAACCTGGTTGCCGGTATCCCAGACGATCTTGTCCCGCGGCGCGTCGAAGACCGCGTGCAGCGCCAGGGTCAACTCGACAATGCCCAGGTTGGTCGCCAGATGCCCCCCGTTCATGGAGGTGACCCGGATGATCTCTTCCCGGATCTCCTCCGCCAGCCGCGGCAGTTCCGTCCTCGGAAGTTTTTTCAGATCCTCCGGGCCGTCGATCTTGTCCAATAAGCGCATTCGTTCTCCTTCTATGGATTGATCTTACGACTTTCTTTCGACGATGTAGCGCGCGATCGCCCGGAGGGGAGCCGCTTCCGGGCCGAAGGCGTACAAACTTTCCTGCGCGTCCCGGATCAGCCGGTCCGCGAGCCGCTTGGATTTTTCCAGACCCACAATCATCGGATAGGTCAATTTGCGGCGGGCGTCGTCCTTTCGAACCCGTTTTCCGGTTTCCTCCTGCGTTCCTTCCACATCCAGAATGTCGTCCGCCACTTGGAACGCCAGCCCCACCCTCTCCCCGAAGACCGTCAGGGAAGACAACGCCTCCGGCCCGGCCTTTCCCAGAATGGCCCCGATGCGGACGGAGGCACGGATCAGCGCGCCGGTCTTGTGGGAATGGACATAGCGAAGGGTCTCTTCGGACACGGTTTGCGATCCGTTTATTCCTTCGGACTCGATGTCCACGAATTGTCCCCCGACCATTCCCAGACTCCCGGCGGCCAGCCCCAGTTCCTGGACGACCGCCAGCAGTATATCCGGTGGAATCGTCCGATTCAAGTGCCGATCCGAGAGCAGGGTGAAGGCCGCCGTCAGAAGGGCGTCGCCCGTCAGAATGGCGGCGGCCTCGCCGAATTTCTTGTGGCTGGTGAGCCGGCCGCGACGGTAGTCGTCGTTGTCCATCGCGGGAAGATCATCGTGCACCAGCGAATACGTATGGACTAGCTCGATCGCGGACGCGACAAGGAGCGTGTCGTCCATCGTAGGGGAGGACCGATGGGCTGCCGTTACCGCCTCGAAGGCCGCGATCGCGAGAATCGGCCGAATCCGTTTCCCGCCGGCAAAAAGACTGTAGCGCATCGCCTCGTGGAGCCGCTCCGGAACGGTTGTCACCGTCGGCAGGCAAGCCTCGAGGGTCCGATCGATCCGGGCCCTTCGGTCGGCAAGATACGGTTTCAGTTCCTGGTCAGTCCTGGTCTTCAGTGTCACGGACGTCTTCGTGAAGGTCTTCCCGGGCTTCCGTTCCCATCGCAAAAGGCTTGGGGCGTTTTCGGCCGTCCTTGTCCTTCAAAAGGATCTCTACTTTTCGCTCGGCTTCCTCGAGCGTCTTTAAACAATTTTTGGAAAGCCGAACCCCCTCTTCGAAGATTTTCAACGACTCTTCCAAAGGGAGGTCGCCTTTTTCAAGCTGGCCCACAATGGTCTCGAGCCGAGCCAGGGCGTCCTCAAATTTGAATTGGGCCATCCGACGATCCCTCGGTTTCTTCAACGCGGCAGATCAGGGCGCCCCGATGCAAGCGGACATGGACGCGCGTGCCGGGGTTCACTCCCTGAGCCTCCTTCAAGAGGCGCATTTCCGGAAGCGTTCGCGTGACGCTGTAGCCGCGGCTCAAGATGGCGAGCGGGCCCAAGCCGTCCAGCGCCGTCAGCAGGGAATCCAGGCGATTGCGTTTTTGGCGGAGATAAAAACCCGTCTGAAGCTCGAACCGCTTCACGAGTTCCTGAGTCTGCGTTGCGAGTCGGTGAAGTCGTTCCACCGGACTGCGGTGGCCCAGACTCTCGCGGACATGCCGCAGCCGCTGGGCTTGATGGCGCATCGTATTGAACAGTCCCCGACGGATGCGCACCTCCAACTCGTCCAGGCGCAGGAGGTGGGCCTCGACGAGACGGCGGGGATCGCGGAACGATCGTTGCACGGCCCGCAGCCGGCTGCGGGTCATTTCCAGACCGTGCTGCATTCCCCGGTCCAGGCGGACCCGCTGAAATTCGACCTGGTCCCGCCGGGCTCGCCGGGCTCGGACGACCATTTCGGCCGCCGCGGTCGGCGTGGGGGCCCGGAGGTCCGCGACGAAATCCGATATGGTATAATCCACCTCGTGGCCGACGGCCGAAACGACCGGAACCCGGGACCGGGAAATCGCGCGGGCGACAACCTCTTCATTGAAAGCCCAGAGGTCTTCCAACGACCCGCCGCCCCGCCCGATGATCAGCAGATCGAAGCCGCCCAGGTCGTTCAATTCGTCGATGGCCGATGCGATGGCCGCCGCCGCGCCTTCCCCCTGAACGGGCACCGGATTGATCACGATCTCCAGATTCGCTCCGCGGCCGCTCATAACCTTCAGCATGTCCCGGATCGCCGCCCCCGTCGGCGATGTCACAATGCCGATGCGGCGGGGGAGAGCCGGCAGCGGCTTTTTCCGCAAAGGATCGAAGAGCCCTTCTTTTTGAAGGCGCTCTTTGAGCTGCTCAAACGCCGCCTGAAGGGCTCCGACGCCCCGTGGCTCGATGTAGTCGATGACGATTTGATACTCGCCGCGCGGTTCATACACCGACACGCGCCCGCGGCATAAGACCTGTTGTCCGTCTTTCGGAACAAATTTCACGGAACGGCCCGAAGAGCGGAAGAGCACCGCCCTCAGCTGCGCGCTTTCATCCTTGAGCGTGAAATAAAGGTGACCGGAACTCGGCATTTTCAGGTTGGAGGCTTCCCCCTCGACCCAGACGGCGATAAAACGACTCTCCAGTTGCTGCTTGATCAACCGCGTCAGCGCCGAAACCGAAAGAATCGGATCATGGGGAGCGTTCAACATCATGGTCCAAAGGACGGTGCGCTCTATTCCGAATCCTTCACTTGAAGACGGACAATGGACTGCGCCCGGCCGTTGGCGTCGATCGTCATGAGCGCCGCGGAGATCACGCAGGGACCCCCGCCCATTTCAAAGCGCTGCGGCATCTGGCGCAGAAACTTGTGGATCACCTGGTCTTTATTCATTCCGATGACCGAATGCATCGGCCCCGTCATCCCGGCATCGGTCAGATAGGCGGTGCCTTTGGGCAGGATCTCTTCATCCGCCGTTTGAACATGGGTGTGAGTCCCCACGACCGCGCTGACCTCGCCGTCCAGATACCACCCCATCGCCCTCTTCTCCGAGGTGGCCTCCGCATGCATGTCCACGATGATGATCGGCGTCTCGGCCCGCAGGCGGGCGATCTCGCGTTTACCGACTTGAAACGGGCAGTCCAGAGTCGGCATGAAGACCCGACCCATCAACTGGAGCACCGCGACCTTTTCCGTTCGGCTGAGGCTGATCACGGCCGAACCGACACCGGGTGTCGAGTCGGGATAATTGGCCGGACGGAGAAGACGCGGCTGTTGCGCGATATAGTCCACGATCTCCTTCTTGTCCCAGACGTGATTTCCGGTGGTGATGACATCGACTCCCAGAAGGTACAATTCTTCGGCAATCTTGGGGGTGATCCCGAATCCGCCCGCGGAATTCTCGCCGTTGGCGATGACGAAATCGATCTCGTAGGTTTCGATGAGATGGCTCAAGCGGCGGGCCAGAATGTTGCGTCCCGGCTCTCCGATGATGTCCCCGATCAATAAAATTTTCACGATACGTTTCCCTTAAAAAGGGCAGGGGCGATTTCTGAATCGCCCCTGCGATGCCCGTTCTGTTATCTCGCGTACTCGATATACCGATTCTCACGGATCACGGTCACTTTAATCTGGCCGGGATAGGTCAAATCCTGTTCCACTTTCTTGGCGATCTCTCTCGAGATCATGGCCGACTCGGCATCCGACACCTCGTCCTGTTTGACGATGATCCGAATCTCGCGTCCCGCCTGAATCGCGTAGGCCTTCTCGACGCCTTTAAACGACGTGGCCAGCTGTTCCAGCTTTTCCAACCGCTTCACGTAGGATTCAACGGATTCCCTCCGCGCACCCGGCCGCGCCGCCGAAAGGCTCTCGGCGCCCATTACGAGGACCGATTCGATGCACGTCGCCTCGACCTCTCCGTGGTGCGCGGCGACGGCGTTCACCACCTTGGGGGATTCCCCGTAGCGTTTGACCAGATCCGCCCCCAAGGCCGCGTGGGATCCTTCCTCTTCATGGCTGATCGCCTTCCCGATATCATGAAGAAGCGCCGCCCGTTTGATTAATTTCACGTCCATGCCGAGTTCCGAGGCCATGATGCCGGCGATGAAGGCCGCCTCCCGCGCATGCGCCAGGTTATTCTGTCCGTAACTGGTCCGGTATTTCAGACGACCGAGGGTCTTCACGACTTCGGGATGGATATCCTGAAGACCGAGATCGAAAATGATCTTTTCGGCCTCTTCCCGCATCAGTTTGTCCAGTTCCTTTTTGACCTTTTCCACCATTTCCTCGATGCGGGCCGGATGAATCCTTCCGTCCGCCATGAGGCGCTCCAGGGCGATTTTGGCAATTTCCCGACGGTACGGATCGAAGCCGGAAACGATGACGGCGTCCGGCGTATCGTCGATGATCAGGTCAATGCCCGTGGCGCTCTCCAAGGCCCGGATGTTCCGGCCCTCCCTCCCGATGATCCGCCCCTTCATGCCTTCGTTGGGCAGATTCACGACCGAGATGGTCGCCTCCGCAATGTAGTCCCGGGACAGCCGCTGCATGGCCGTCACCATGACTTCCTTCGACTCCCGTTCGGCCTTCTCGCGGGTTTCTTCGATGATCCGCTTCATCATCTTGGCCGCATCGTATCGGGCTTCTTCCTCCATCGCGTGCATGAGCTGTTTCTTGGCCTCCTCCGCCGTGATGCCCGATAAGCGCTCCAATTGTTGCCGTTGCTCGCGCAGGCCGTTCTCCAACGTCTTTTCTTTTTCGCGAATCACTTTTTCACGCGCCACCTGGTCCCGGTCGTTCCGGTTCAGGTCGCTTTCACGGCGGTCCAACTGGCCGGCCCGTTTATCCAGCTGCTCTTCCCGTTGGCCCAAACGACGCTCCAACGCGGTCAACTCGGACCGGCGCTCCCGTATTTCTTTTTCAAAATCGGTTCGCTCCTGTAAAATCCGGCTCTTGCTCTCGATCTGGGCTTCCCTCCGCTTGTTCTCCGCCTCTTGTTCCGCGTTGCGGAGGACGCGAGCGGCCGCTTCTTCGGCTTCCTGCAGCTTTCTGGAAATTCCCTCTCGACGAAGGTAAAACCCGATCGCCACGCCGGCCGAACCTGTTCCGATCGCTGCGATGACTGCTATGATCCAGGTAATAATAATCGTCACCCCCTCCTCGTCCTGTTGAAGAGACTCGTTCGATGCAGTTTGTTGTGCGAGGGATAAACCCGGACGGGCCGATGAGGACGTCTGAGGGGACACAAGGGACGGGATAAACGCCGGAGAAAAGGCTATGGTTCGCGGTATCGGTTGCCGATACGTGTTCCGACCGTCGCCAAGGATAGGGCTCGCGCTGGATCATGGCCGTTATGCTCCGGCCGCCCGGTCGAATCCGAAACCGTCTTCATTCCTCCTGCCTTTTCAAGCGTCAAAATTCTCCGGATTACCTCGATGGCATCGAGGTCGTAACCGGATAAAATCTCTGTCGATCAATTCGAGACTTTCCCTGCCTTCGCTGTCTCTCTTCAGAATCGTCAAAATCATTTCCCGAAACCCGTTTTCTCCCGTTTTAATAAGGCCCCCGCGGTTGCCGTGGCTGAGTGGAATGTCTTGAACCCGGTTGACCAGGTGGGCGCCGTGATGAGAACTTTAGGCTTCCCCTCGTTACCGTGGGGCTTGCACACCATTCCCAGGGCATGGCTCCCCAAGACAAAGCGTTGGGTCAAAATTTCTCACCCCTCACCAACAACGCAGGGGCGACTTGTTCAGCCCTTGCAAAACTTTCATACGTTGCGGTAGTCAATATAACAAACCCTAATGAAGAATTCAAGTAAAAAATCCTATGATCCCTCCTCCGGAACCGGGGTGCGAACCGATGGATCGGGCTTGACAAACTGTAAAAGTTCGTTAATCTTTAAAAGAGTTACGACCCTTGCCGTTAAAAACACATCCGGCCGTAAAGAAGGGTCGCGACGCCATGGGGTCGGTTCTTTCCCCTCATATGGGACAGGATTCGGTTTGAAGGGATGCCGGTGTGCCGAACGGACGTCCGATGGCGATAAAGACGCCGTCTCTATGGAAAATGGAGGAAGGAACCTTTTTTATCGGTTTTTGAGGGATGATGGAAAAAAGGGCTGTTGTGCGCATTCCTTTTGCCGGCCGAGGAAAGGCCGTGGCGCTCCGGTCGTCCGAGAGCGGGGTCATCTACACGGCCAACATCAGCCGTCAAGGACTCTGCTTCTATTCAAGCACCTCCTTATCGTTGGATTCGGAGGTGGTTCTTGAACTCGGCATGAGCCATCCACCGGAGCCGGTCGTGATCGAATATCTTCACGGCCGGGTGCTGTGGAAGCGGGAATGGGGAGCGATCACGGTATACGGACTTCATCTGTCATCTCCCCTAACCCGACTCAAGAATCCCCGCTTCATTGAAATGACCGCCGACCCGGAAATATTTAAACCGACCGGAGGACCGGAAAATTCCGGCACAGACCCTTCACAGGATCGCCTTACAAAGCGGGAGCACGAAATCACCCGTCTGCTTGCACAGGGCTCGAACAACCGGGAGATTGCCCAGCGTCTTTCGATCAGCGTAAAAACGGTTGAAACCCACAGGGCCAATATTTACGCCAAGCTGAAGGTTCACAACGCCGTGCAGCTGCTGCGGGTGTTGGACAAAAGCGGGACGTGGGTCATGAACCGGGATCAAGCGACCCCTCAATCCGCAGGACAGCGACGATAGATTGGACGGCATCATTTTTACGCACGTCCGCCCGCCTTCAACGCGTCTTTTCCTCTCATCGATTTCAACACGCGCTCATAGACCTCATACGCCATCGTGCCGAAAAGGACAAAGCGAACCAACTGGACTCCCGAAGGGCCCTCCAAGCACTGTCGCACGGCGGTCAGGGCGATCTGCGCCGCAGCCTCGATCGGATAACCGTAGACGCCCGTGCTGATCGACGGAAACGCGACGGACTTGATCTTGTGCTGTGCGGCGAGGCGCAGGCTGGAACGGTAGGCGGAGGCGAGAAGTTCCGCTTCCCCGTGGCGGCCGTCCCGGTAAACCGGTCCGACCGTGTGGATCACGTAACGGGCCTTAAGCCGGCCCCCGGTCGTGATGCGGGCCTCTCCGGTCGGGCAGCCGCCGATCCATTTGCACTCCTCCAGAATCTGCGGACCGCCCGCGCGATGGATGGCGGCGTCCACGCCGCCGCCGCCGAGCAGCATTGTGTTGGCCGCGTTGACGATCGCCTCGGTGTCCTGCAAGGTAATATCCCCCTCCACCAGTTCCAGAGTCGATTTATGTATCGTCTTCTTCATCCCGGCACCCTTTTTACGAAAGCCGGAGGACCAAACACTTGGCGCTTCCGCCCGCCCGGTGGAACTCGGACAGGTCCAGTGCGTGGACCTTCAAACCACGACGTCTCAACTCGCGGTTTGTCGACTCGCAACCGGCGTGCAGCACCACGTCGCTCCCCACAACGATCGCGTTGCAGGCGAACCGAAGCGCGTCTTCCTGGACAACCGGCACCGCTTCCGGTACGGATTCCGCGATGACCTTTCGGCCGTAGTCGTCAAAGGCCGGAGGAAAATACAGGGCGGCCCGGTCGCTTAAGGGACAGAAGCAGGTGTCCAGGTGATAAAATCGAGGGTCCACAAGTTCCAGCGACAACACCTCGCATCCCAGGATCTCTCCGATCTTGCGGTGAGACTGGATATCGGAGCGCATCCGGTAACCCGCGAACAGGGTTTTTCCCAACGGCAGCGCATCCCCCTCCCCTTCAAAACAGGCGTCTTCGGGAATCGGGAAAATCCGATAGGCCCGGTTCCGAAACCAGGTTTCGAACACCGGCGTCTCGCGTCGGCGTTGGGGAAAACGGAAATTGCTTCGAATGAATTTGTCGCCCGCCACCAGCCCCGCATTGGCCGTGAAGACCATATCCGGAAGTCCCCTCACCGGGCTCAGAAGCTCGACGGTCGCGCCCAGTTTCTCCGTCAGGAGGTCGTAAAGCGCCTGCCACTGCCGCATGGCCGCGGCCGTTTCCGCCGGACGGCGCCGGTTCATCCACGGATTGATCTCGTATTCAATCTGGTAGAAGTCCGGCGGACACATTAAAAACGACGGCATGGTCCGTACATTTACTCCGTGAGATTCCTGCACAGTTCCCGCAGGAAGGGTTCGACGTCCGTCACAAGCCCGAGCGCCTGGAAGCTTCCCCGGTCCGTGAGCTTCGTCACCACGGCCGGGTTGATGTCCACGCAAACCAGCTTTACCGAGGCCGGGAGGAGGTTTCCGGCCGCGATCGAGTGCAGCATCGTGGCGATCATCACGCAGACCGAGACCCCGGGCAGAAGCTTCCGCAACGCGTCCTGCGCCGCCACCATGTCGGTCATCACCTCCGGCAGAGGCCCGTCGTCCCGGATCGATCCGGCCAGGACGACCTCGATCCTCTTCCGCACGCTCGCGGCCATGATGCCGGACTTCAGGATGCCGCGCTCGACGGCCGCCCGGATGCTTCCGGCGCGACGAATTGTATTGATCGCGCGCAGATGGTGCTCATGGCCTTCCTTGGCCGGGATGCCCTTTTCCAAATAGACGCCCAGCGACGTTCCGTAGAGCGCCTGTTCGATGTCATGAACCGCCAGGGCGTTGCCGGCAAACAGGATATCGACCCAGCCGTTCTCGATCAGCCGCTCCAGATGCATGCCGGCGCCTGTATGTACGACGGCCGGACCGGCGACAACCATCACCTTGTTCCCGCTCTTCTTCGCCGCACGGATCTGGGCCGCGATTTCCTTGATCACCACGCCCTTGGGCTTCTCGGACGAGACGCTGCTGGCCATGAACTCGAACACGTTTCGGTCCGCCGAGCGCTCCAGCGGGATCACCTTGATCCCCGGATGGCCGACCACGATCCGGTCTCCCTTTTTGACGCGATGCATCGGAATGGTGGCCGCCTCGCGTCGGTCCGGATCGACCGAAATCCCGCAGTCCATCTCGGGCCGGGCCACCTCCAGCCATTGGCCGCGGGATCGGACGAAGGTCTGGAGGTTTGTGGTGCAGTAGAAATTTTCGGGAAAGGCGCCGTCCCGGTCGGCCGGAACGAGCACCGCCTCTTCCTCCAGCATCGGGACCGCGCCGAGCTGCCGGATCCGGCTCAAGATCGTGTCAAGACCCTCCTGGGATGGCGCGGAGATCTGAATGCGGGCCCGGCTGGGATCCTCGCGCCGATGGCCGATCGCGACCTCGAGGATCTCGAACGTCCCGCCGTAGTTCATCACTTCATCCAAGACCTTCGGCAGGGTCAGGGAGTCGATGATGTGACCTTCGAGCTCGACGGTTTCAGAAACCATGGAGGTTTTATCTCCGACACG
It encodes:
- a CDS encoding TlyA family RNA methyltransferase; translated protein: MVISPSVKKQVKKRLDRALVDRGLADSREKAQALILAGAVEVDGAKATKAGLPVKDGAVVRIHEDPAGTALRYVGRGGLKLEAAIDRFGITIRDQVAVDIGASTGGFTDCLLQRGAARVYAVDVGYGQLAWSLRRDGRVHVIDRTNIRFLEPGRIPEPVDLATIDVSFISLTKVLPKAAELVRPNGMIVALVKPQFEVGKGEVGKGGVVRDPAKRESALNGIVRFARSTGLIVKGVMPSPITGQKGNVEYLILLEKP
- a CDS encoding GDP-mannose 4,6-dehydratase encodes the protein MKTVLVTGGAGFIGSHVVERLLAEGDRVVCLDNFDSFYDPAVKRANIRTALNRPNVRLVEGDIRDEPTLARLFREEPIEVVFHAAARAGVRPSIQDPVLYHDVNLNGTTRLLEAARSARVKNFVFASSSSVYGVANRVPFSEEDPADFPISPYAATKRAGELLCYTYHHLYGVPMTCLRFFTVYGPRQRPEMAIAKFTRLIDEGRPVPVFGDGSSRRDYTYISDVVEGVVEALGHPQPYAILNIGGSQTTELRDLVAKIEKALNKKAQIEVLPPQAGDVPLTFADVGKAKRLLGYEPRTSIDEGLKKFVEWYQEKKNLTKENP
- a CDS encoding NAD-dependent epimerase/dehydratase family protein; the encoded protein is MKVLVTGGAGFIGSHIVDRLIQEGHDVVVVDNLSTGKKKNVNRTARFYKMDILSSKIEKIFKKEKPDLISHHAAQMDVRRSVADPIYDAQVNVLGFLNVLENAVRCGAKKVIFASSGGAVYGEQQVFPAPETHPVHPVSPYGISKLAGEHYLYYYQRATGLNYVALRYANVYGPRQDPFGEAGVVAIFSQKTLVNDQPIINGNGKQTRDYVFVEDVVEAHMAVIENSIQGIFNVGTGKEVSVNQLFRALVEITGTKVKEVYGPEKRGEQIRSVLDYTKLKKAADWEPKVELHDGLKLTVDYFRTALQLTT
- a CDS encoding farnesyl diphosphate synthase, coding for MTLKTRTDQELKPYLADRRARIDRTLEACLPTVTTVPERLHEAMRYSLFAGGKRIRPILAIAAFEAVTAAHRSSPTMDDTLLVASAIELVHTYSLVHDDLPAMDNDDYRRGRLTSHKKFGEAAAILTGDALLTAAFTLLSDRHLNRTIPPDILLAVVQELGLAAGSLGMVGGQFVDIESEGINGSQTVSEETLRYVHSHKTGALIRASVRIGAILGKAGPEALSSLTVFGERVGLAFQVADDILDVEGTQEETGKRVRKDDARRKLTYPMIVGLEKSKRLADRLIRDAQESLYAFGPEAAPLRAIARYIVERKS
- the dxs gene encoding 1-deoxy-D-xylulose-5-phosphate synthase, whose protein sequence is MRLLDKIDGPEDLKKLPRTELPRLAEEIREEIIRVTSMNGGHLATNLGIVELTLALHAVFDAPRDKIVWDTGNQVYAHKLITGRREQFQTIRQFGGLSGFTRREESPYDTFNAGHAGTSISAALGMVEARDHLGERHKVIAVIGDGAMTAGMVYEGLNQAGASKKDFVVILNDNEMSISKNVGAISAYLSRIITGQFYTKVKEEAKHILKTIPRIGQPMIKAVHKVEESAKGFIGPGLLFEELGFQYIGPIDGNRFEHLFPTLENIKRLKGPILVHVITKKGKGYEPAERNPVALHAASPFQVETGQARKTPRFPTYTQVFASTLTRLAKRDRQIMAITAAMPEGTGLAQFAKEFPDRCYDVGIAEPHAVTFAAGLAAAGLRPVVAIYSTFMQRAYDQIIHDVCIQNLPVVLCLDRAGLVGEDGHTHHGIFDIGFLRILPNLVVMSPKDENELQHMVYTASKHDGPAAIRYPRGEGIGVEMDARLMRLPVGRAELLKNGSDIAILALGHGVYPSLAAAAELEKEGISAAVVNARFVKPIDRNLIVQLARRTRRLVTVEEHVLQGGFGSAVLEVLEEEGLAGAELKRIGLPDRFIEHGAVRSLRERFGFTTESLLRDVRSFVQAGLSAAVFPNKQGPAGLPKVEVPRRVV